The Poriferisphaera corsica DNA segment CAAAGTTGCCGAACTACTGGCAGTTGAGAACGCTGTTAGCAAAGCTGGCGCCATCGCGCGGTGATGTCGATATGGATTCACACGTGTAAAAATCCATAAGAATATAGGTAAAACGATAAACATATGCACCGCGAGTGCGGCGATAACCGTGAACGCAAACAACACCAACGATGAGCCAAACTCCCACAAACGTTCTTCCTGTGACAGTTTCGCGTAGTTCTGCATCATCGTCGCAGCAATCAAAAACAGGATCCCAATTGGCGCAAATCGCAAAATGATATTCGTCAATCGAATACTCACACGGTACATGCCATCAAAAAATAATGTCAGTACTTCGCCCGGTTCGGGTTTAATTCTAACAACCAGATAGCCCACAAAAAGCGAAACGACAATCAACCCTAGAAGATTATTCGTCGTCGCAGCAGTAATGAGATTGTCCGGCACAAGTTTGCGGAAGACATCTAAAAAGTCAGATGCTGTCGATCCACCAAGCTTTGAATTCATCTCACCAGCCACATCACCAAATTGCTTAATATTTTCACTGGTCAACAAAGCTCCGCTTTCAACCACACCCGGCTTGAGTGTGTTTACGAGCGTCAGGCCGATCAAAATCGAGACCAATGATGTTGCTGCATAATACGACAAGGTCTTCAAACCGATCCTGCGAAAACCTGCCCCTTTACCGATGCCGATAATGGAAACGATGATAGAGCTGGTCACAAGTGGGATCACAACTAGCTTCAGCGCATTCAAAAATATATCGCCAATCAGATCGCAGATCATGTACACCAAACCTTGATCGACAAGCGTTACAACGCCAGGGATGCCTGCCTCTTGGTAAGCCTGCCCCGCTGCTGCTGCCGCGGCCAGTTCGCTGGCGTACTGTGTTTTCCACTCACCGATATAGTAAAGCGAAATTCCGAGCCCCAACGCCGCCCCCAAAATCAAACCAATCAGAATCTGCCAGTGAAGTGCCCAATGCCAAATTGCCCAGACCGGTTTCTTTTCTGCGAGCTTATTATCCGACATATCATCTCCTGTATGCTGGCAAACCAAACATGCCAGTCTGAACCAATAATCCCAAATCGTACTCAGCCTGACCTAAATTCGATCAAAAATCAAGCTGGTATCTTTATCGGTATGGCCATCCCAGGCATCTGCGACATCACCCCGCCGCAATGTCATTTAAGTCATCGTCGGGCCATACTTTTTCACAACTTCCTCAAAACCACTTCTTTTTATCCCAAGATCACGATCCAGCCGTTCTAACTCAGCATCATTCGCCACATTATCTTCCTCCGCCATCAACACCTGATCCTTACCAAACGGCAAACTCGTCACACCAACTCTCTCTGCGATACCTGCCACCTTTTTGGCAAACCAGCTCGGCACACCAACCGCCGGTCGATGTTTCGCTCCTGCAATATATTTCTGGCATATCTCATACATCTGTGGCCAACTCATACGATCTGCCCCAGCTACATCGTAAATCTGCCCAATCGTCTGCTTATTCTCAACAGCCTCCACAAACATTGCGGCCACATCCTCCACCCACACCGGCTGTACGAGCCCTGCCCCTCCGCCAAAGCCGCCACCTAAAATCCCTTTGCCAAAGTAGGGCACGAAAGGCATGCCTCCCTTCGCCAAACCCTTGGTAAAAAAGTCTTTCACCATCAGCATGAACTCACCATCTGGCCCATGAATCAGGCTTGGCCGAAAAATCGTCCAATCCAACCCGCTCTTCATCACCGCCAACTCTGCCAATCGTTTAGTTCGATGATATTTTGATGACGCGTGATCTTTTGTCCCCAAAGCTGACATCTGTATCCAACGTTTCACGCCTGCCTTCTTAGCCGCACGCAACAAATTTTCCGTCCCCTCAACATGCACACGCTCAAATGTGACGCCCTTACTTGGCACTTCCCGAATAATCCCTACAAGATGAATAACAACGCTTGCTCCATCAACAAGTTTTTCAAGGCTCGCATTGTTGAAAAGATCACCCTCGATAACTTTGGTATCATGACCCTCAGTCTGCAAAGGGTTGGGCCTCTCTTGCTCAGAGTCGGGGATAGAACGTGTGGAATCGTTATCACAAGACGCTTCCAACCGACTCTTAGGGGTTCTTTCGCAGCTTGATTGCCTCGCTCCATCGTGATCCACCACTGTGTCACACGCCGTTGCGGAGTGATCATCGGGTCGATGGGTCGTTTTCGTGCGGGACGTAGACCGCACGAGGGTTTTGACGGTGTATTTCTTTTCCAACAAATCACGCAGGATATGAGTGCCAACAAATCCACTCGCGCCCGTCAGGGCGATCGTCTGGGTTTTTTCATTCATAAGCATACCTGTCGGAATACACTTAGCCCTTGCGCCAACATAATTGCGCACAGTCAGTTATATTATTGCTTCTACTACGGAGCTTAGAATATTGCGTCGAAGTCGTAAACCAATCGTTATCGCATCCCGCCGTTCACTGCTTGCTCGTACGCAAGCCGAAATGGTTGGCCGCGCACTCGGGAAACTCCATCCTAACGTTGAAATCCAATACCGTTGGATCGAATCCGAGGGTGATATCAAACTCAATCAATCCCTTGCTGATATCGGCGGCAAAGGCCTTTTCACTCGCACAATCGAGTCGGTCCTTCTCAAAGGCGAAGCCGATATCGCCGTCCATTCACTCAAAGACCTCCCCGCCCGTGATACGCCGGGTCTGATGATTGCCGCAGTCCCCAAACGCACCGTTGTCAACGATTGCCTGATCGCCAAGGATGGTTCCACCTCCCTCGATCAGCTTGCAACCGGCGCTATTATCGGCACCTCCTCGCCGCGACGCGCATCACAACTCCTGCGTGCACGCCCCGATCTTAAGATCGACCTCATCCGTGGCAACGTCGAAACACGCATTAATAAAGTCATTGCCCCTCAACCCAATACCATCCACTACGATGCGACCCTCCTCGCAGCCGCAGGACTCCGTCGTCTTAAGAAACTTGACCTCGCAGCCCGAACCATCCCGACGGACATCATGCTCCCCGCAGCATGCCAGGCCGCACTCGCCATCCAATGCCGCTCCGATGATCACGTCACTCTCACACGCTGCCTCCCATTAAACAATCCCTCCTCATCAACCGCTGTGCATGCTGAACGCGAAATCCTCGCCGCACTCGAAGCCGATTGCCATTCAGCAATCGCTGTTCTCGCCGAACCCGTCGAGACAGGTGATGAACTCACCAAACGTACCGGCGATCAAACCTATCGCCTACAAATCCGCATCCTCTCGCCCGATGGCTCGCATTGCCTCGAATTCGACCAACAAACCAAAACCAAAGAACTCCGCCGCCTCATCAAGACAGCCGTTTCACAACTTAAAGAGCAAGGCGCAGACGACCTACTCCACTCACAAACCATTGGCGCTTAATATTTGGCGTTTGGGTACCAATCAATCGAACAAACAAACAAAAGCGATGCGTTTTTAACGCATCGCTTTTTTCCTGCCTTTCTAACATCTCATTCACACAATACAGACAATTCTCCCACACAAGAACACTCAAAAACCGAGAAGCCAACAAAGCAAACGACTTCCAGAGAATCCGCTTGTATCGTTCAATCTGAATCTGTTACTATCAGGTACTCGCCGGATATCGATCACCACAGAGCAAAACCATGAAACGACACACGACCCTGCCATACTTGGCCGCTGCCCTTTTCTTCTCACTTAGTCTCATCTCCCCAACCCTCGCTCAATCCCTCAAGCTCCCCGCTATTATCTCAGACCATATGCTTCTGCAGCAAAACACTACCTGCCCGATCTGGGGACAAGCCGAACCCAATCAGCCCATCACGGTCAGTATCAACAATCAAACCCACACCACCACCGCAGACGCCGACGGTAACTGGCGTATCGACCTCAGCCCCATCACCACCAAAGGCCCATTCACACTCACCATCACCTCATCTGACCAATCCATCACCATCAACGACGTCATCACCGGCGAAGTCTGGATCGGCTCCGGCCAATCCAACATGGAATGGCCCACCGACCTCTCCATCAACGCTGAACAAGAATTACAAAACGCCAACTACCCCGATATCCGCATCTTTACCGTCACCAAACAGGTCAAGCATGAAAAAACCTTCGACTTCGAAGGTACATGGTCATCCGTCAATCCCAAATCAATCGCTGACTTCTCCGCAGTCGCCTACTACTTTGGCCGCGAACTTCACCAAAAGCTCAACACACCCGTCGGCCTCATCGACTCCTCATGGGGCGGCACACCCGCTCAATCATGGACACCCTACGACAAACTCAAATCCAACCCCGTCACCAAAGCATACGTCGACGACTACGAAGCCAAGCTCCCTGAAATGACCCGAAAGGCCGAAACCTACAAAGCAGATCGCGCCGCCTTCGAAAAAGAATTCCACGACGCACGCATCAACCTCACCAATAGCGCTGGCGTAGCTCTTGGCTACCACACCATCAACTTCAACGATGCTGACTGGAAAACCGCAACACTCCCAGCCAACTACGTCGATCTTCACCAGCATCCAACCATTGACGGCGTCCTTTGGCTTCGCTCAACCATCAACCTCCCCACAAATTTTCAACATAAAAAACTCACCATCAATCTCGGCGCCATCGATGACTACGAAATGACCTACGTCAACGGCAAGCTCATCGGCCAAGTCGATCACAACACCCCCAATGCACACTTGATTAATCGCAACTACACCATCTCTGCCGAACTTAACAATAAGCCCACTCTCACCATTGCTGTCCGCATCGTCGACAACATCTACGCAGGCGGCTTCAAGTCTGCTCCCGAAACCCTCTATCTTTCCAATAGTTCAGACCGCATCTCACTCGCCAATGACAACTGGAAATATAAGTTCGGCCAAACCTACACCTCACAGCCCGTCATGCCCCGCGGCGTTCCCGGCAACTCCCACGCACTCTCCGGCCTCTACAACGGCATGATCGAACCACTCATCCCCTACGCCATCCAAGGCGTCATCTGGTACCAAGGTGAAGCCAACGCATGGGACGCCGCTCGCTACCAACCCCTCCTCACACTCATGATCAACTCATGGCGTGAAGCATGGGATCAACCCAACAACAAGGATTTCCCATTCCTCATCGTTCAGATTGCCAACTTCTATGATCCATCGGATCAATACCAGGACCACGGCTGGGCGCACCTCCGTGAAGCACAACGTCTCACCCATCTCTCCACCCCCAACACTGGCCTCGCAACAACGATCGACATCGGTGAAGCCGCCGACATCCACCCACGCAATAAACAAGACGTCGGCCGCCGTCTTGCCGCATGGGCATTCGCCAATACCTACAACCAACCCGCCACACCAGCCGGCCCAATCTTTACTCACCAATCAATCAACTTCGACCACACCATCACACTGCACTTCGACCACAACCAAAACCTCCGCCCCTACTCCGGCGATACCCTCACCGGTTTCTTCATCTCATCCAACGGCAAAAACTTCCTCCCAGCCAACGCGATCATCAACACCGACAACACAATCACCATTTCAAACCCACAAGTCCGCTTCCCCAAGATCGTCGCCTACGGCTTCGCCGCCAACCCTCAAAACCTTAACCTCACCAACAACACCAACCTCCCCGCGACACCATTCCGATCCGATTACTAATATCAAAACACGATAAATCAGTTCATTCAAAGACCCAAGCATCACTGCTTTGGGTCTTTTTTATTTCTACTTATACTCAGAAACCATACTGCATTGCGCCAAAGCTACAACATACAGACAACCACCTTTTCTTCATTAGAATAAATGAATCAGCCAATTGCATACTCATTTATATGACTGCTCCGCTCATCGCATGCCTCAATAGACGCGAGATTTTGCGCAACGATCTAACGATCGATTAGCTGGCAATCGTATCGCATGACATCCCTCACCCTCATTCAAACCAAATTTTATTTATAGGCGTTATCATGATAAACATGAATGATCGGATTAAACCTGTTCTCGTTCTCTTACTTTTACTCACGCTCTCAGCCACATCCTTTGCGCAATCACTCCAACTCCCCGCGATTATTTCAGACCACATGGTTTTACAACGAAATACCGTATGCCCGATTTGGGGAAAAGCAAAACCCAACGATAACATTACCGTGAGCATCAACAAGCAAACACACAAAACAAAAGTCGATACTAAAGGCAATTGGATCATTAAACTTAGCCCAATCAAATCCAAAGGCCCATTCACACTCACCGTTAAATCCTCGAATACCAATATCAGCATCAAAGACGTCATCACCGGCGAAGTCTGGCTCGGCTCTGGCCAATCAAACATGGAATGGCCAATCGAACGAACTGACACCAACAATGCAATCTTAAAAAAATCCAACTACCCCGACTATCGCATCTTTCTTGTTCCAAGAAAGTACACTTCAGGCTCGCACTTCCTAAAACCCAAATCCGCACGTTGGCAAAAAGTAACACCAAAATCGATCACCAAATTTTCCGCCGTCGCTTACTACTTCGGGCATGATCTTCACAAAAACCTCAAAACCCCTGTAGGCATGATCGCTTCATCCTGGGGCGGAACCCCGGCTCAGTCATGGACACCCTACAACGCCATGGCCTCAAACACTGAACTCAAACAATACACAGACGAATTCGAGCAGCGTGTTAAAAACGCTCCTCAATTAAAGGCCGAGTACGACAAAAATCTCAAACAATGGCAAAAAGACAATAAAAAAATTCTGCGCACCCAACCTCAAAACCCCGGCTCAAAACTAAACTACCACCAAATCGATTTCGACGATTCTTCTTGGAAATCATGCACCGTCCCAGCCAAATTTTTACATACATACAACCGAATGTTTGATGGAATTGTTTGGTACAGAACAACTATTAACCTTCCGAAAAACCTTCAAAAGACCAACCTCACCCTCTCCCTCGGCGCGCTCGATGATTACGATGTCACCTACGTCAACGGCAAGCACATCGGTTCTCACGGCAGCGAAACGAAAAGCAGCTATAAAGTCCCTCGAAAATACAAAATCCCAGCATCAATCAATAACCGCAAGCAACTCACCATCGCCGTACGCATCACCGACAAACACCGATACGGCGGGTTCAAAAGCGACGCAAAAGAAATCTACCTTTCAAGCGGCAAACAAAAGCTTTCTATCGCCGGCAACAACTGGAAAACACACATCGAATCAACCTTCCAGGGCGAGCCTTACAAACCTGCAAGCACCAAAGGCCCACGCAACGTCTCCGTTCTCTACAACGGCATGATCAAACCCATCATCCCATACGCCATCAAAGGCGTCATCTGGTATCAAGGCGAAGCAAACACCAGCACCTCAAACTATCCTTACTACCAAACCCTCCTCTCGACCATGATCAGCGCATGGCGAGATGAATGGGATCAACCACAACACGACTTCCCCTTCCTCATCGTACAACTCACAAACTATCAATCACCTTCATTCAGTGTCACCAATCATTCCTGGGCATACCTCCGCGAACAGCAACTCAATACGCATCAAAACGTGCCCAACACCGGACTCGCCGTCATTATCGACATTGGCGATGCAACCAACGTCCACCCTAAAAACAAAGCCGATGTAGGCAAACGCCTCTCACGCTGGGCACTCAATCAAACCTACAACAAAAATATCATTCCCTCCGGCCCGATGTATCAATCCCACACAATCTCGGGCAACACCGTTAATCTAACCTTTGATTATACCGACGGTATCAAACCGCTTACCGGCAATAAACTCACCGGCTTCTTCATCACCGATGACCATCAAAAGTACCTCCCCGCCATCGCCAAAATCAACAGCAATAACACTATCTCCGTCACACATCCCCAAATCCAGCAACCCTTAGCAGTTCGATACGGCTGGGCCGCAAACCCCCAAAAACTCAACCTCACCAACAGTACCAATATCCCCGCTTCTCCTTTCCGAACCGATCAATAAATAAGCTTTCATAATCAACAAAAACCTGCAAGAACCCGAACAACATCGGGTTCTTTTTAATAACACATACTCAAATCCAACATCTAATAGCGCATCTACTATTTAGTCTTTTTTTCTCAACTTTTGTATTACAATGAACCCCCACCCAAAACCCACTAATCGCACGATTTGTACGCATTAAACGTAGATCTTTAACAAAACAAAAAGTGATGACAATGAAGCATGTAACCCGCCAGCTCTTTTCTATCGTGTTCCTTTTTATACTGCTGACGCTCTCGACCAACGTCCTCGCCCAATCACTCAAGCTCCCCGCCATCATCTCCGACCACATGCTTCTCCAGCGCAACTTCCCCTGCCCTATCTGGGGCATCGCCTCACCCAACCAACAAGTCACCGCCACCATCGCAGGCCAAACCCATACCACAAAAGCCAACAGCGAAGGCCAATGGCGCATTAACCTCAACCCCATCACCGATAAAGGCCCATTCAAACTCACCATCAAAACCGGCGACAAGTCAATCACCATCAATGACGTCATCACCGGCGAAAACTGGCTCGCCTCCGGCCAATCAAACATGGAATGGAGTGTCAAACGCTCCAACAACGCCGAACAAGAATTAAAAAACGCACAATACCCCGACATCCGCATCTTCACCGTCACCAAACAAATCAGACACAACAAAACCTTCGACTTCAAAGGCCAGTGGCACAGCGTCACCCCAGATTCCATACCAAACTTCTCCGCCGTCGCCTATTTCTTCGGCCGCAAACTTCACAAAGACCTCAACACACCCGTTGGCCTCATCCACGCATCATGGGGCGGCACACCTGCGCAGGCATGGATCTCCTACCATGCTATGAAGAAAAATCCCCGCCTCAATAAATTCATCAAAAACTACCCCACCGAATCTAAAAAATGGGCCGACGTCGTCGCAACCTACGAAGCAAACAAACCTCAATACGACATCATCAACGCTCGCGTCAAAAACCAAGAAAACACCGAAGGCGTCACCAAGGGCTATCACAAACCCGACTTCGATGACTCCGACTGGAAGACCACCAGACTCCCCGTCAAGTTTTCTCAACTTCACGAAAACCCCGACATCAACGGCATCCTCTGGCTTCGCACCACCATCAAAATCCCCACCAACTTCCGCAACAAAAAAATCAAACTCAGACTCGGCATCATCGACGACTACGACATGGCCTACGCTAACGGCAAACTCATCGGACAATCTGGCACCGAAACCATCGGCGTATCCAGAAAAAGACGCGTCTACATGATCCCAGCCTCCATCAACAACAAACCCAACCTCACCATCGCCGTCCGTGTGCTCGACAACCAAAGAACCGGCGGCTTCATCTCAAAAAGCAACGACATCAACATCCAATACGCCGACACCAAAATCGACATCGCCAAACGCCCCTGGAAATACAAATTCGGCCACACCTTCACCAAAGAAATCTACGGCCGCTTCCCACGTTTCCTTCGCAACTCAACCTCCGGCGCATACAACGGCATGATCGACCCCATCTCACCTTACGCCATCAAAGGCGCACTCTGGTACCAAGGCGAATCAAACTCCGGCGACGCAAAATACTACCAGGCACTACTCACCTCACTCATCACCTCTTGGCGTGAAAAATGGGACCAGCCACAAAACGCTAAAAATTTCCCATTCCTCATCGTCCAGCTCACCAATTTCCGAAGCCCTTCCGACAAATATCAAAAACATAGTTGGTGCGAACTCCGTGAAGCGCAGCGGCTCACAAGCCTCGCCGTCCCCAACACCAACCTCGCCGTCATCATCGACATCGGCAACGCCAAAGACATCCACCCACACAACAAACAAGACGTCGGCCTCCGCCTCGCCTACCTCGCCCTCGCCGACACCTACAACAAACCCATCACCCCCGCAGGCCCGCTCTTCACACACCAAACCATCAACAGAAACAACTCAATCACTCTACACTTCAAATACGCAGATACCATCAAACCCCTCTCCGGCGACAAACTCTCCGGCTTCTTCATCTCATCCGATGGCAAAAAATTCGTCTCCGCCAACGCAACCATCAACCCCGACAACACCGTCACCGTCTCTCACCCCAACGTCAAAAAACCCAGAGTCGTCGCCTACGGCTACGCCTCAAACCCACAAAAAATCAACCTCACCAACGACACCAACATCCCAGCCTCGCCTTTTCTCTCAAGCAACTAACGATTAAAAACACAACATACTCAAATGATCTGCGAAGCCCGATTGATAAAAAAATCGGGCTTTTCATTTGTATTCACACATTGAATTCATCTATTCCATAGCGCATATCACACTATGCTTTTATTTAACAATTTTCTTACTACATTAGTTTATTAACGAAGTCCTAAATCTCGCCAATTAATTCCAATTGAATTGAGCTTAAAAATGAACACGCCCTTTAAGACGCTCAGATTTTTACCTGCATTATTATTACTACTAACCATCTCACTCCCCGCGTTTGCCCAATCACTCTCAGTCGCATCCATCATCTCCGATCACATGATGCTCCAACGCAACACCACCTGCCCGATCTGGGGCAAAGCCAAACCCTATCAAAACATCACTGTCACCATCGACGATCAAACCCATACCACCACAACCAATATCAACGGCAAATGGCGTATCAACCTCAAGCCCATCAGCACAAAAGGCCCCTTCACACTCACCATCACATCCCCCGACCAAACCCTCACCATCACCGACGTCATCACCGGCGAAGTCTGGCTCGGATCAGGCCAATCAAACATGGAATGGAGCGTCCGCAGTTCCAACAACGCTGAACAAGAACAAGCAAACGCGCAATACCCCGACATCCGCATCTTCACCGTCAAGCATCAAGCGAATCACAGTGACGAAATCCTCGACCCGAACGGTCAATGGGAAAGCGTCACACCCAAATCCATCGAGCACTTCTCCGCCGTTGCCTACTTCTTCGGCCGAAAAATCCATCAAGAACTCAACACTCCTGTCGGCCTCATCGATTCCTCATGGGGCGGCACCCCCGCTCAATCATGGACACCCATCCACGCATTAAGGCAAAACTCAAAACTCAATCGTTATGTCAAGACCTACGATCAAAAGCGCACCGACTGGGCCGCCCGCATCAAAGACTTCAACGCCAATCAAGAACGCTATCAACAAATCCAAAAAACACTCTCCAACGCACCCGACAACCAAGGCGCCGCCAAAGGCTACCACACCTCCGACTTCAACGACTCTGATTGGGAAACAACCAACCTCCCCGTGAAGTACGCCGAAATCAACAGCACCCCCGACATCAACGGCGTCCTCTGGGTACGTACCTCTGTCGAACTCCCCAGCCAACTCCAAAACAAACAACTTACACTCAACCTCGGCGTCATTGACGACTACGACTTGACCTACGTCAACGGCCAAATCGTCGGACAAATCGGCAAAGAAAATTCCAGAGCCTCCGGCACCAACCGCAAATACACCATCCCCGCCTCAGTCAACAACAAACCAACCCTCACCATCGCTGTCCGCGTCGTCGACACACTCCGCACCGGCGGTTTCAAATCAGGCGGCCACAACTTCTACCTCACCAACGACAGCGACAAAATCCGGATCGATAAAAACGATTGGAAATACAAATTCGCCTTCATCTACACCAAAGAAACACCCGGCCGTCTTGACCGCGACATCCGCCTCTCCATCTCAGGCCTCTACAACGGCATGATCCAACCTCTCATTCCATACGCCATCAAAGGCGTCCTCTGGTACCAAGGCGAATCAAACAACAACGGCCACACCACATACGAACCTCTCCTCACCTCACTCATCACATCATGGCGTGAAGCATGGGATCAACCCATCAACAAAGACTTCCCATTCCTCATCGTGCAGCTACCCAACTACCGCGAACCTTCTAAAAAAGTCGAACAACACAGCTGGGCTCATCTCCGCGAAGCTCAACGCCTCACACACGCCAAGCTCCCCAACACTGGCCTTGCCACCATCATCGACATCGGCGACACAAAGAACATCCACCCGCGCAACAAACAAGACGTCGGCCTACGCCTCGCCTACTGGGCACTTGCCGAAACCTACAACAAACCCATCACCCCCGCAGGCCCGCTCTTCACACACCAAACCATCAACAAAGACAACTCAATCACCCTTCACTTCAAGTACGCCGACGGCATCAAACCTCTCTCCGGCGACAAACTCTCCGGCTTCTTCATCTCATCCAACGGACGCAGCTTCGCACCCGCCACCGCAATCATTAACCCCGACAACACCATCACCGTCTCTCACCCCAGCATCCTCAACCCCAAAGTCGTCGCCTACGGCTTCGCCTCCAACCCCGAAAAAATGAACCTCAATCTCACAAACGATTCCAACATCCCAGCCTCGCCTTTCCTCTCAAGCAACTAACCCTCCCACATAAGCAACACACTGCAAATACTCACAACAACCTCATACGACAGCAAGCAGGCATTGAATTTCATGCCTGCTTGCTTCTTTTTTATGCGCGCGTCACTCCCCCTCATATTGACGATTCACATCTCA contains these protein-coding regions:
- a CDS encoding dicarboxylate/amino acid:cation symporter, with product MSDNKLAEKKPVWAIWHWALHWQILIGLILGAALGLGISLYYIGEWKTQYASELAAAAAAGQAYQEAGIPGVVTLVDQGLVYMICDLIGDIFLNALKLVVIPLVTSSIIVSIIGIGKGAGFRRIGLKTLSYYAATSLVSILIGLTLVNTLKPGVVESGALLTSENIKQFGDVAGEMNSKLGGSTASDFLDVFRKLVPDNLITAATTNNLLGLIVVSLFVGYLVVRIKPEPGEVLTLFFDGMYRVSIRLTNIILRFAPIGILFLIAATMMQNYAKLSQEERLWEFGSSLVLFAFTVIAALAVHMFIVLPIFLWIFTRVNPYRHHRAMAPALLTAFSTASSSATLPVTMECVEQRAGVSRKTSSFVLPLGATVNMDGSALYECVAAIFVIQAFGWQLDLAQQFFIVIVALLTSIGVAGVPSASLVAIIVILQAIESQLASQGINLPLVAGFPILLIFDRPLDMCRTAVNIFSDSIGATIIAKTEGEEGLLRPELLQGHDAFEED
- a CDS encoding NAD(P)H-binding protein, with product MNEKTQTIALTGASGFVGTHILRDLLEKKYTVKTLVRSTSRTKTTHRPDDHSATACDTVVDHDGARQSSCERTPKSRLEASCDNDSTRSIPDSEQERPNPLQTEGHDTKVIEGDLFNNASLEKLVDGASVVIHLVGIIREVPSKGVTFERVHVEGTENLLRAAKKAGVKRWIQMSALGTKDHASSKYHRTKRLAELAVMKSGLDWTIFRPSLIHGPDGEFMLMVKDFFTKGLAKGGMPFVPYFGKGILGGGFGGGAGLVQPVWVEDVAAMFVEAVENKQTIGQIYDVAGADRMSWPQMYEICQKYIAGAKHRPAVGVPSWFAKKVAGIAERVGVTSLPFGKDQVLMAEEDNVANDAELERLDRDLGIKRSGFEEVVKKYGPTMT
- the hemC gene encoding hydroxymethylbilane synthase, with amino-acid sequence MRRSRKPIVIASRRSLLARTQAEMVGRALGKLHPNVEIQYRWIESEGDIKLNQSLADIGGKGLFTRTIESVLLKGEADIAVHSLKDLPARDTPGLMIAAVPKRTVVNDCLIAKDGSTSLDQLATGAIIGTSSPRRASQLLRARPDLKIDLIRGNVETRINKVIAPQPNTIHYDATLLAAAGLRRLKKLDLAARTIPTDIMLPAACQAALAIQCRSDDHVTLTRCLPLNNPSSSTAVHAEREILAALEADCHSAIAVLAEPVETGDELTKRTGDQTYRLQIRILSPDGSHCLEFDQQTKTKELRRLIKTAVSQLKEQGADDLLHSQTIGA
- a CDS encoding sialate O-acetylesterase, yielding MKRHTTLPYLAAALFFSLSLISPTLAQSLKLPAIISDHMLLQQNTTCPIWGQAEPNQPITVSINNQTHTTTADADGNWRIDLSPITTKGPFTLTITSSDQSITINDVITGEVWIGSGQSNMEWPTDLSINAEQELQNANYPDIRIFTVTKQVKHEKTFDFEGTWSSVNPKSIADFSAVAYYFGRELHQKLNTPVGLIDSSWGGTPAQSWTPYDKLKSNPVTKAYVDDYEAKLPEMTRKAETYKADRAAFEKEFHDARINLTNSAGVALGYHTINFNDADWKTATLPANYVDLHQHPTIDGVLWLRSTINLPTNFQHKKLTINLGAIDDYEMTYVNGKLIGQVDHNTPNAHLINRNYTISAELNNKPTLTIAVRIVDNIYAGGFKSAPETLYLSNSSDRISLANDNWKYKFGQTYTSQPVMPRGVPGNSHALSGLYNGMIEPLIPYAIQGVIWYQGEANAWDAARYQPLLTLMINSWREAWDQPNNKDFPFLIVQIANFYDPSDQYQDHGWAHLREAQRLTHLSTPNTGLATTIDIGEAADIHPRNKQDVGRRLAAWAFANTYNQPATPAGPIFTHQSINFDHTITLHFDHNQNLRPYSGDTLTGFFISSNGKNFLPANAIINTDNTITISNPQVRFPKIVAYGFAANPQNLNLTNNTNLPATPFRSDY
- a CDS encoding sialate O-acetylesterase yields the protein MNDRIKPVLVLLLLLTLSATSFAQSLQLPAIISDHMVLQRNTVCPIWGKAKPNDNITVSINKQTHKTKVDTKGNWIIKLSPIKSKGPFTLTVKSSNTNISIKDVITGEVWLGSGQSNMEWPIERTDTNNAILKKSNYPDYRIFLVPRKYTSGSHFLKPKSARWQKVTPKSITKFSAVAYYFGHDLHKNLKTPVGMIASSWGGTPAQSWTPYNAMASNTELKQYTDEFEQRVKNAPQLKAEYDKNLKQWQKDNKKILRTQPQNPGSKLNYHQIDFDDSSWKSCTVPAKFLHTYNRMFDGIVWYRTTINLPKNLQKTNLTLSLGALDDYDVTYVNGKHIGSHGSETKSSYKVPRKYKIPASINNRKQLTIAVRITDKHRYGGFKSDAKEIYLSSGKQKLSIAGNNWKTHIESTFQGEPYKPASTKGPRNVSVLYNGMIKPIIPYAIKGVIWYQGEANTSTSNYPYYQTLLSTMISAWRDEWDQPQHDFPFLIVQLTNYQSPSFSVTNHSWAYLREQQLNTHQNVPNTGLAVIIDIGDATNVHPKNKADVGKRLSRWALNQTYNKNIIPSGPMYQSHTISGNTVNLTFDYTDGIKPLTGNKLTGFFITDDHQKYLPAIAKINSNNTISVTHPQIQQPLAVRYGWAANPQKLNLTNSTNIPASPFRTDQ
- a CDS encoding sialate O-acetylesterase — encoded protein: MKHVTRQLFSIVFLFILLTLSTNVLAQSLKLPAIISDHMLLQRNFPCPIWGIASPNQQVTATIAGQTHTTKANSEGQWRINLNPITDKGPFKLTIKTGDKSITINDVITGENWLASGQSNMEWSVKRSNNAEQELKNAQYPDIRIFTVTKQIRHNKTFDFKGQWHSVTPDSIPNFSAVAYFFGRKLHKDLNTPVGLIHASWGGTPAQAWISYHAMKKNPRLNKFIKNYPTESKKWADVVATYEANKPQYDIINARVKNQENTEGVTKGYHKPDFDDSDWKTTRLPVKFSQLHENPDINGILWLRTTIKIPTNFRNKKIKLRLGIIDDYDMAYANGKLIGQSGTETIGVSRKRRVYMIPASINNKPNLTIAVRVLDNQRTGGFISKSNDINIQYADTKIDIAKRPWKYKFGHTFTKEIYGRFPRFLRNSTSGAYNGMIDPISPYAIKGALWYQGESNSGDAKYYQALLTSLITSWREKWDQPQNAKNFPFLIVQLTNFRSPSDKYQKHSWCELREAQRLTSLAVPNTNLAVIIDIGNAKDIHPHNKQDVGLRLAYLALADTYNKPITPAGPLFTHQTINRNNSITLHFKYADTIKPLSGDKLSGFFISSDGKKFVSANATINPDNTVTVSHPNVKKPRVVAYGYASNPQKINLTNDTNIPASPFLSSN